The Streptosporangiales bacterium region CACCTGCGATCACCGGATACTCGACGGCGTCGATGCCGCGGAGTTCCTGGAGTCAGTCGCGGCCGAAATCGCTGACGTCAGACCTGGATCGGAGGTCGCGTGATGGTCACTGCTCCCACGGCATCGAACCGAATCGGCACGGAGGTCGCGCTCGGGATGCTCCGCACGATGCTTCTCATTCGACGGTTCGAGGAAGCGATGGTCGACCTCTACCAGCGCAACCTCATCCCGGGGTTCATTCATCCTGCGATCGGGGAGGAAGCGGTGCATGCGGGGGTGCAAGCGCACCTCCGCGGCGTCGACCACGTCGCGGCCACCCACCGCGGTCACGGACCGGCCATCGCAAAAGGCCTTGATCTGCAGGGAATGATGGCCGAGGTTCTGGGTCGCCGGGATGGTTTGCTCGGTGGGCGTGGTGGGTCGCTCCACGTGGGGGACTGGACGCAGCGTTGCCTGCCGGCTTCACCGTTGGTAGGCGGGAACATCGCCACGATGACAGGGGTCGCCCTCGCGCATCGAGACTCCGGCGACGGGGGTGTCGCCGTCGCGTACTTCGGCGATGGTGCGCTCAACCGTGGCTCGTGTCACGAGGCCGTCAACCTCGCCGCAATCTGGCGCTTGCCCGTGGTGTTCGCGGTCATCGACAACGGGTGGGCGATCTCGGTGCCTCGCTCGTACGCGACAGCCGGAGCTCTTCCCGACCGGGCACGAGCGTATGGAATACCAGGCGAGGTGGTCGACGGGAAAGACGTACTGGCTTGTTACGAGGGCGCGGGGAACGCGGTCGCGCGAGCGCGTGACGGCGGCGGCCCGAGCATGTTGTTCTTCGATTGTCCACGCGGCTATGGGCACGAAGAAGGTGATGCGCAGGAATATCGGGACCGCGCCGAATACGACGCCGCACGCGCACGCGATCCGATACCAGCAGCAATCGCTACCTTACGCGCGATGGGCGTACTGACCGACGAGCTGCTCACCGAGCTCCGTCAGGATGTCGAGTCGCAGGTGAGCCGGGCCGTCAGGTTCGGCATGGAGAGCCCGGAGCCGGACGGCGCGGAAGCATTCAAGTTCGTTCGCCCGTCGCAGCAGCAAGACATCAACCCTGGGACGAAGTCATGACCGAACACTTCACCTGTCGGGATGCCGTCATCGAGGCCCTCGACGAAGAACTTGGTCACGACCCCACCGTATTCGTGATGGGGCAGGACGTCGGTCGTATGGGTGGCAACTTCGCAACGACCAAGGGCTTGCACACCAAGTGGGGAGACCGCGTCAGGGACACCCCGATCTCCGAAGACGCGATGGTGGGTGCTGCCCTCGGCGCTGCCATCGCTGGACGTCGACCGGTCGTCGAGGTGATGTTCTCGGCGTTCCTTGGTTGCTGCATGGACGAGATCTGCAACCACATGAGCCAGATCTACTACGTATCGGCGGGCAATGCCGTACCGCGTATGACGTTACGCACAGTCAACGTGCTCGGTCGATCGTCCGGGTGTCATCACTCGGGCCGACCGGAGAGTTGGTTGATGCACCTCCCCGGTCTCGTTGTTCTTGCACCCGCGACACCTCGGGACGTCAAGGGAATGCTGAAGTATGCGATCCGAAGCGACGATCCCGTGATCTTCATCGAGAACGCGATGCTCTACAACGAGTCCGGGCCTCGGGGTCCAGAAGGTGAGCTGATCGGGTTCGGCACGGCCGACGTGGTCCGGAGTGGGGACGACGTCACGATCATCACCTACTCCGGGGGGGTCCGCACAGCACTCGCCGCGGCAAAGGTACTGGCCCTTCGCCAGATCTCTGCTGAGGTCGTGGACCTGCGCAGTCTGGCACCGCTCGATCTCGAGACTATTCTCGGCTCGGTCACCAAGACGGGCAGGACGGTCGTACTCGCAGAAGACGTCCGCACCGCCGGCGTCGCGGCGGAAGTTGTTGCACGAGTCACGGAGCAGGCCTTTGCGCACCTGCACGCAAGTCCGGTGCGCATCACGGCCGCTGACACACCCGTCCCCTTCGCCCCCGCACTCGAAGAGGCGATCACCCCCACGACCGGGGACGTCGTCGCCGCGGTGGCACAGGTATGCGAGACGAAGCTCTCCGACAGTCCCAGCAAATGAGCGTCGAGAGGAAGGTGACCGATGAGTGAGTCAGCTGAAGTCGGTGACACTACGGGTTTCGCGGGCAAACACGTGATCGTGACCGGCGCCGCCAGCGGTATCGGGCGCGCGTGCGCTGTCGCATTCGCAAAGGCCGGGGCGACCGTAGCCGCCCTCGACATGGACGAGGCCGGCCTCGGTCGACTCTCCACCGAGGTGCCCGGCTGTGTTGCCTACCGGGCGGATGTGACCAAGCGAGCCTCAGTGCGCGACGCGATCAGCGCTGCCGTCGACACCAACGGCCCACCGACTGTGTGCGCCAACGTGGCAGGTGTATACCCCCTGACCACCCTCGCCACCGTTACCGAGGAGCGTTACCGCACGATCATCGACGTCAACCTCCTGGGCACGGTGCTGACAACTCAAGCAGCGGTGGAAGCCATGCCGCAGTCAGGTGGCGCGATAGTGAATTTCGCGTCCGTCGATGCATTCACGGCGAAACCTGATCAGCTCATCTACAGTGCGGCTAAGGCCGCAATCGTTTCTGTCACACGATCGCTCGCGATCGATCTGGCCGACAAGTGCATCCGAGTGAACGCGGTCGCACCAGGCCCCGTTCGCACCGAGCCAATGATCACAAGTGGTCGGCTCGAGAAGGCGATCAAGAGAGTTCCTCTGGGACGCGTTGCTGAACCGTCAGAAATCGCAGGAGTGGTCATGTGGCTATGTGGACCCGAGAGCTCGTTCATCACGGGCGAGACGATCGTCGCCAGTGGTGGTTTGCTGATCCGCTGACAGTACGCGCGGTGAACGCACGCACCTAGATCGAGTCATGCACACACATCATCGGAGCTCAGATGAAGGCATACCTGTTCCTACTAGGCCACCAACCGACGGAGATCGACAGTCGCGAGGTGTACGAAAAGTTCCTAGACGACGGAGCCCTCGCCGAGGACCTTGGTTTTGATGGCCTATGGGCCGCTGAGCATCATTTCTCCAACTACTCGATAATACCGAACTCGTTGACCCTGGCAACGGCACTCGCCCAGCACACCCGACGAATCCGGGTCGGCAGTGCCGTCGTGGTCCTACCGCTACACAACCCCGTCCGTGTCGCCGAAGAGATCGCGATGGCGGACCAACTGTCGGATGGTCGCGTCGATGTGATGTTTGGCCGCGGATTCGAGCCGTACGAGTTCTCCGGTCTAGGCACACCTATCGAGGAGTCCCACACCCGCTTTGACGAAGCGCTCGATATCGTGTCTTCTGTCTTGCGGGAGCCTGACGTCAGTCACACAGGTCAGCACTTCAGCTTCCCTCCGATCACACTGGCTCCGCGTCCGCTGC contains the following coding sequences:
- a CDS encoding alpha-ketoacid dehydrogenase subunit beta; amino-acid sequence: MTEHFTCRDAVIEALDEELGHDPTVFVMGQDVGRMGGNFATTKGLHTKWGDRVRDTPISEDAMVGAALGAAIAGRRPVVEVMFSAFLGCCMDEICNHMSQIYYVSAGNAVPRMTLRTVNVLGRSSGCHHSGRPESWLMHLPGLVVLAPATPRDVKGMLKYAIRSDDPVIFIENAMLYNESGPRGPEGELIGFGTADVVRSGDDVTIITYSGGVRTALAAAKVLALRQISAEVVDLRSLAPLDLETILGSVTKTGRTVVLAEDVRTAGVAAEVVARVTEQAFAHLHASPVRITAADTPVPFAPALEEAITPTTGDVVAAVAQVCETKLSDSPSK
- a CDS encoding pyruvate dehydrogenase (acetyl-transferring) E1 component subunit alpha is translated as MVTAPTASNRIGTEVALGMLRTMLLIRRFEEAMVDLYQRNLIPGFIHPAIGEEAVHAGVQAHLRGVDHVAATHRGHGPAIAKGLDLQGMMAEVLGRRDGLLGGRGGSLHVGDWTQRCLPASPLVGGNIATMTGVALAHRDSGDGGVAVAYFGDGALNRGSCHEAVNLAAIWRLPVVFAVIDNGWAISVPRSYATAGALPDRARAYGIPGEVVDGKDVLACYEGAGNAVARARDGGGPSMLFFDCPRGYGHEEGDAQEYRDRAEYDAARARDPIPAAIATLRAMGVLTDELLTELRQDVESQVSRAVRFGMESPEPDGAEAFKFVRPSQQQDINPGTKS
- a CDS encoding SDR family oxidoreductase, producing MSESAEVGDTTGFAGKHVIVTGAASGIGRACAVAFAKAGATVAALDMDEAGLGRLSTEVPGCVAYRADVTKRASVRDAISAAVDTNGPPTVCANVAGVYPLTTLATVTEERYRTIIDVNLLGTVLTTQAAVEAMPQSGGAIVNFASVDAFTAKPDQLIYSAAKAAIVSVTRSLAIDLADKCIRVNAVAPGPVRTEPMITSGRLEKAIKRVPLGRVAEPSEIAGVVMWLCGPESSFITGETIVASGGLLIR